The following are encoded together in the Kribbella sp. CA-293567 genome:
- a CDS encoding glycerophosphodiester phosphodiesterase, with the protein MKLTRHRPRAVLVALATITALLTTSPAQAEPSAMADAPTVNETFDGPGLPAGWKAVDGTWKVQNGRLVGTSATASQLSRITFGAPLTDYRIESRLRFDSALDAGRWVAFGLDLAPAGAVPWSIATLRNGSTAANGLEFAQRTPSNTWSVTDTAAAPIEVGVGKEVAVAVEVRGSRATWYVDGRQSLRTSMVNRTAGGVQALVVNGATVSFDDLKVTPLARESFIRKPGDPLRVWAHRGGSSAAPENTAASDEVARRARSEWIENDVQPTKDGVPVILHDTTVDRTTDGTGAVRSLTAAQVAALDAGSWFAPAFEGQRVPTLGQQLDGLRTRGGNLLLEVKGTHTRAEVARIVTEIRNRKMSSRVFVQSFEPQHLRWMRELAPELPLGLLRSALDPDPVAIAKDLDLSAYNPSDAALAARPAAIAELHAAGVAVNVWTVDDATRWNALEKAGVDGVITNRPAELAGWNAAFLQRAKPQVTVVNPAAGAKIDRAQDLRIAVSSTEPATITLDGQPIENGTPVNTTSLAAGRHEIKVLIGGTPMAVSGFEIVATPTGLAHLVLTSGASQAAVSTMTTLLGRRQYGVLATYAGTPAAAGLSAVRRQQIVAEARLLATR; encoded by the coding sequence ATGAAGCTCACTCGACACCGCCCCCGCGCAGTGCTCGTAGCCCTCGCCACGATCACTGCCCTGCTGACCACTTCACCAGCCCAGGCCGAGCCGTCGGCCATGGCCGACGCCCCCACGGTGAACGAGACCTTCGACGGCCCCGGCCTGCCGGCCGGCTGGAAGGCGGTCGACGGCACCTGGAAGGTGCAGAACGGCCGCCTCGTCGGTACGTCGGCCACCGCGAGCCAGCTGAGCCGCATCACCTTCGGCGCCCCGCTGACCGACTACCGGATCGAAAGCCGTCTCCGCTTCGACTCCGCTCTCGATGCCGGCCGCTGGGTCGCCTTCGGCCTCGATCTCGCCCCGGCCGGCGCGGTGCCTTGGTCGATCGCGACCCTGCGCAACGGCTCGACGGCGGCCAACGGCCTCGAGTTCGCCCAACGGACCCCCTCGAACACCTGGAGCGTCACCGACACCGCGGCTGCCCCGATCGAGGTCGGAGTCGGCAAGGAGGTCGCGGTGGCCGTAGAAGTCCGCGGCTCGAGGGCAACCTGGTACGTCGATGGGCGGCAGTCGCTCCGCACCAGCATGGTGAACCGGACGGCCGGCGGCGTACAGGCGTTGGTCGTCAACGGCGCCACCGTGTCGTTCGACGACTTGAAGGTGACTCCGCTGGCGCGGGAGTCGTTCATCCGCAAGCCGGGTGACCCGCTTCGCGTGTGGGCGCATCGTGGCGGTTCGTCGGCCGCTCCGGAGAACACGGCGGCATCCGATGAAGTCGCCCGCCGGGCCCGGTCCGAGTGGATCGAGAACGACGTCCAGCCGACGAAGGACGGCGTACCGGTGATCCTGCACGACACCACCGTGGATCGAACCACCGATGGAACGGGCGCCGTCCGGTCGTTGACCGCTGCGCAGGTGGCCGCCCTGGACGCCGGTTCGTGGTTCGCGCCGGCCTTCGAGGGACAGCGGGTGCCGACGCTGGGCCAGCAGTTGGACGGTCTCCGGACCCGCGGTGGCAACCTGCTGCTGGAGGTCAAGGGAACGCACACCAGGGCTGAGGTCGCCCGGATCGTCACCGAGATCCGGAATCGGAAAATGAGCAGTCGCGTCTTCGTCCAGAGCTTCGAGCCGCAGCATCTCCGCTGGATGCGCGAGTTGGCGCCCGAACTGCCGCTCGGCCTGCTGCGCAGCGCCCTCGACCCCGACCCGGTCGCCATCGCCAAGGACCTCGACCTCTCGGCCTACAACCCGTCGGACGCAGCGCTGGCGGCCCGCCCGGCAGCGATCGCTGAGCTGCACGCGGCCGGAGTCGCCGTGAATGTATGGACGGTCGACGACGCGACCCGCTGGAACGCGCTGGAGAAGGCCGGGGTGGATGGTGTGATCACCAACCGCCCGGCGGAGCTCGCCGGTTGGAACGCCGCCTTCCTGCAGCGGGCGAAGCCGCAGGTGACCGTCGTCAACCCGGCCGCCGGAGCCAAGATCGACCGCGCCCAGGATCTGCGCATCGCGGTGTCCTCGACCGAGCCCGCGACCATCACCCTGGATGGGCAGCCGATCGAGAACGGCACGCCGGTGAACACGACCTCGCTCGCGGCGGGCCGGCATGAGATCAAGGTGCTGATCGGCGGCACACCGATGGCGGTGTCCGGCTTCGAGATCGTCGCGACACCGACCGGGCTCGCGCACCTGGTCCTGACCTCTGGCGCATCTCAGGCCGCGGTCTCGACCATGACGACACTGCTCGGCCGTCGCCAGTACGGCGTACTGGCCACCTATGCCGGGACGCCCGCGGCGGCGGGTTTGAGCGCAGTACGGCGCCAGCAGATCGTGGCGGAGGCGCGGCTCCTCGCAACGCGCTGA
- the nrdR gene encoding transcriptional regulator NrdR — protein MHCPYCRHVDSRVVDSRVAEDGGAIRRRRQCPVCEKRFTTVEQMQLTVVKRSGATEPFSREKVINGVGKACKGRPVGVDALARLGQQVEDALKGSGSPEVPAHEVGLAILGPLRELDEVAYLRFASVYRQFESADDFETEIALLRAEKEPEGTEPSVQT, from the coding sequence ATGCACTGTCCTTACTGCCGGCACGTGGACTCCCGGGTGGTCGACAGCCGGGTCGCCGAGGACGGTGGAGCGATCCGCCGCCGGCGGCAGTGCCCGGTCTGCGAGAAGCGGTTCACCACCGTCGAGCAGATGCAGTTGACGGTCGTGAAGCGCTCCGGCGCCACCGAGCCGTTCAGCCGGGAAAAAGTGATCAACGGAGTCGGCAAGGCCTGCAAGGGCCGGCCCGTCGGCGTGGACGCCCTGGCCCGGCTGGGCCAGCAGGTCGAGGACGCGCTGAAGGGCAGTGGCTCGCCGGAGGTGCCGGCCCACGAGGTCGGCCTGGCGATCCTCGGACCGCTGCGGGAACTCGACGAGGTGGCTTACCTGCGCTTCGCGAGCGTCTACCGGCAGTTCGAGTCGGCCGACGACTTCGAGACGGAGATCGCGCTGCTCCGGGCCGAGAAGGAGCCCGAGGGCACCGAGCCGTCCGTACAGACATAA
- a CDS encoding vitamin B12-dependent ribonucleotide reductase, with amino-acid sequence MTETVTGHSGSTKRSTAGFRKGKNAPAGLTIDRIFTTEGVHPYDEVTWERRDVVQQNWKTGETVFEQRGVEYPDYWSVNASTIVTTKYFRGAVGHDNREWSLKQLLDRVVKTYRKAGEDYGYFATPADAEVFEHELTWMLLHQYFSFNSPVWFNVGTTSPQQVSACFILAVDDSMDSILNWYKEEGLIFKGGSGAGLNLSRIRSSKELLQSSGGTASGPVSFMRGADASAGTIKSGGATRRAAKMVVLDVDHPDIEEFVETKMREEDKIRVLRDAGYDMDLGGRDITSVQYQNANNSVRVTDEFMRAVEEKGEFGLRARIDNSIIETVDARELFDKISHAAWACADPGIQYDDTINDWHTTPETGRITASNPCSEYMHLDNSSCNLASLNLMKFLKDDDTFDSVNFVKAVELIITAMDISICFADFPTEAIGDTTRAYRQLGIGYANLGALLMATGHAYDSDGGRALAGAITSLMTGTSYKRSAELAGIVGPYDGFERNKDAHTRVMRKHAAANDAIRTVHPIDADVHKHATAAWDGVLKTGAKNGWRNAQASVLAPTGTIGFMMDCDTTGIEPDFSLVKFKKLVGGGSMQIVNQTVPRALRQYGYTEETIEAIVEFISENGHVVDAPGLKTEHYSIFDTAMGERAIKPMGHVRMMAAAQPFLSGAISKTVNLPETATVEEIADVYFQGWKLGLKALAVYRDNCKVGQPLSDSKAKKAEASTEAAVEKVVEQIIEYRPTRKRLPKSRPSRTTSFSVGGAEGYMTAGSYPDDGLGEVFLKMGKQGSTLAGVMDAFSIAISIALQHGVPLETYVQKFTNLKFEPAGLTDDPDVRMAQSIMDYIFRRLALDHLSFDDRAALGIYSAEERSRQLDTGSYEPAPVELSEAESLKSVEPIAEKIEVEDPSIDAAAAKPASSEVRTTAEMFELITGTSVDAPLCFTCGTKMRPSGSCYVCEGCGSTSGCS; translated from the coding sequence ATGACAGAGACGGTGACCGGCCATTCGGGGTCGACCAAGAGGTCGACGGCCGGGTTCCGCAAGGGCAAGAACGCGCCCGCGGGACTCACCATCGACCGCATCTTCACCACCGAGGGTGTTCATCCGTACGACGAGGTGACGTGGGAGCGCCGCGACGTCGTCCAGCAGAACTGGAAGACCGGCGAGACCGTCTTCGAGCAGCGCGGGGTGGAGTACCCCGACTACTGGAGCGTGAACGCCTCCACCATCGTCACCACGAAGTACTTCCGCGGCGCCGTCGGTCACGACAACCGCGAGTGGAGCCTCAAGCAGCTGCTCGACCGGGTCGTGAAGACCTACCGCAAGGCCGGTGAGGACTACGGCTACTTCGCCACCCCGGCCGACGCCGAGGTGTTCGAGCACGAGCTGACCTGGATGCTGCTGCACCAGTACTTCAGCTTCAACTCGCCGGTCTGGTTCAACGTCGGGACCACCTCCCCGCAGCAGGTGTCGGCCTGCTTCATCCTCGCCGTCGACGACTCGATGGACTCGATCCTGAACTGGTACAAGGAAGAGGGGTTGATCTTCAAGGGCGGCTCCGGCGCCGGCCTGAACCTGTCCCGGATCCGCTCCTCGAAGGAGCTGCTGCAGTCCTCCGGTGGCACCGCCTCGGGCCCGGTCAGCTTCATGCGGGGCGCCGACGCGTCCGCGGGCACCATCAAGTCCGGTGGCGCCACCCGCCGCGCGGCCAAGATGGTCGTGCTGGACGTCGACCACCCCGACATCGAGGAGTTCGTCGAGACCAAGATGCGCGAGGAGGACAAGATTCGCGTCCTCCGCGACGCCGGCTACGACATGGACCTCGGCGGCCGCGACATCACCTCGGTGCAGTACCAGAACGCGAACAACTCGGTCCGGGTGACCGACGAGTTCATGCGCGCGGTCGAGGAGAAGGGCGAGTTCGGCCTGCGGGCCCGGATCGACAACTCGATCATCGAGACCGTCGACGCCCGTGAGCTGTTCGACAAGATCAGCCACGCCGCGTGGGCGTGCGCCGACCCGGGCATCCAGTACGACGACACCATCAACGACTGGCACACCACCCCGGAGACGGGCCGGATCACCGCGTCCAACCCGTGCTCGGAGTACATGCACCTGGACAACTCGTCCTGCAACCTCGCGTCGCTGAACCTGATGAAGTTCCTCAAGGACGACGACACCTTCGACTCGGTGAACTTCGTCAAGGCCGTCGAGCTGATCATCACCGCGATGGACATCTCGATCTGCTTCGCCGACTTCCCGACCGAGGCGATCGGCGACACCACCCGCGCCTACCGGCAGCTGGGCATCGGCTACGCCAACCTCGGCGCGCTGCTGATGGCGACCGGGCACGCGTACGACTCCGACGGTGGTCGCGCACTGGCGGGCGCTATCACCTCCCTGATGACCGGTACGTCGTACAAGCGTTCCGCCGAGCTGGCCGGCATCGTCGGCCCGTACGACGGTTTCGAGCGCAACAAGGACGCGCACACCCGGGTGATGCGCAAGCACGCCGCGGCCAACGACGCGATCCGTACCGTGCACCCGATCGACGCCGACGTGCACAAGCACGCCACGGCGGCGTGGGACGGCGTCCTGAAGACCGGCGCCAAGAACGGCTGGCGCAACGCGCAGGCCTCGGTGCTCGCGCCGACCGGCACGATCGGCTTCATGATGGACTGCGACACGACCGGGATCGAGCCGGACTTCTCGCTGGTCAAGTTCAAGAAGCTGGTCGGCGGCGGCTCGATGCAGATCGTCAACCAGACGGTGCCGCGGGCCCTGCGTCAGTACGGCTACACCGAGGAGACGATCGAGGCGATCGTCGAGTTCATCTCCGAGAACGGTCACGTCGTCGACGCCCCCGGCCTGAAGACCGAGCACTACTCGATCTTCGACACCGCGATGGGTGAGCGCGCGATCAAGCCGATGGGTCACGTGCGGATGATGGCGGCGGCCCAGCCGTTCCTGTCCGGCGCGATCTCCAAGACGGTCAACCTGCCCGAGACCGCGACGGTCGAGGAGATCGCCGACGTCTACTTCCAGGGCTGGAAGCTCGGCCTGAAGGCGCTCGCCGTCTACCGCGACAACTGCAAGGTCGGCCAGCCGCTGTCGGACTCCAAGGCCAAGAAGGCCGAGGCGTCGACCGAGGCTGCCGTCGAGAAGGTCGTCGAGCAGATCATCGAGTACCGCCCGACCCGCAAGCGCCTGCCGAAGTCGCGCCCGTCGCGCACCACCTCCTTCAGCGTCGGTGGCGCCGAGGGCTACATGACGGCCGGCTCGTACCCCGACGACGGTCTGGGTGAGGTCTTCCTGAAGATGGGCAAGCAGGGCTCGACCCTGGCCGGTGTGATGGACGCCTTCTCGATCGCGATCTCGATCGCCCTGCAGCACGGTGTGCCGCTGGAGACCTACGTCCAGAAGTTCACCAACCTGAAGTTCGAGCCGGCCGGCCTGACCGACGACCCGGACGTCCGGATGGCGCAGTCGATCATGGACTACATCTTCCGCCGCCTGGCGCTGGACCACCTGTCCTTCGACGACCGCGCCGCCCTCGGCATCTACTCCGCCGAGGAGCGCTCCCGCCAACTCGACACCGGCTCCTACGAACCGGCCCCCGTCGAGCTCTCGGAAGCCGAGTCCCTGAAGTCGGTCGAACCGATCGCCGAAAAGATCGAGGTGGAGGACCCCTCCATCGACGCCGCCGCAGCCAAGCCGGCCTCCTCCGAGGTCCGCACCACCGCGGAAATGTTCGAACTGATCACCGGAACCTCAGTGGACGCCCCCCTGTGCTTCACCTGCGGCACAAAAATGCGCCCCTCCGGCTCCTGCTACGTCTGCGAAGGCTGCGGCAGCACCTCCGGCTGCAGCTGA
- a CDS encoding DUF6308 family protein, which translates to MSTLEPLPTVPYGDGRTMTLPKDWKPVEESMFVTALAQTEMAFTGGNDTVDHAVQNLLTYYDPAGRYAGATFLDVEGYDDYAITAADLWAVSTLSMEVPPDAGRALMTPGALRTIVNGKLRHLPPNIPLSDATPQHLGHMYDLYTAIRTMLPALGKRQTDQWVMASKMCARKRPMLFPVRDAKVCSYLSDNHLRGNKPGRLGSFIRDIQVFAYLSTHDTVRHWIDDARNEVLSQHPTWVVDWSDLRVHDIVLWMEATDR; encoded by the coding sequence ATGAGCACCCTGGAGCCGTTGCCGACCGTTCCCTACGGCGATGGTCGGACCATGACGCTGCCGAAAGACTGGAAGCCGGTCGAGGAATCCATGTTCGTGACAGCGCTCGCACAGACAGAGATGGCGTTCACCGGGGGAAACGACACGGTCGACCATGCGGTGCAGAACCTTCTCACCTACTACGACCCAGCAGGCAGGTACGCCGGGGCCACATTCCTCGATGTCGAGGGGTACGACGACTACGCCATCACCGCCGCCGACCTCTGGGCCGTGAGCACCCTCAGCATGGAAGTGCCGCCCGATGCTGGGCGAGCACTCATGACTCCTGGAGCATTGCGCACCATCGTCAACGGCAAGCTCCGCCACCTCCCACCGAACATCCCGCTGTCGGACGCCACCCCGCAACACCTCGGGCACATGTACGACCTCTACACGGCCATCAGGACGATGCTCCCGGCCCTCGGCAAGCGCCAAACAGACCAATGGGTGATGGCCTCCAAGATGTGCGCCCGTAAACGCCCGATGCTCTTCCCGGTCCGCGACGCCAAAGTCTGCAGCTACCTTTCCGACAACCACCTCCGGGGCAACAAACCCGGCCGGCTCGGGTCCTTCATTCGCGACATCCAAGTGTTCGCCTACCTCTCCACCCACGACACGGTCCGCCACTGGATCGACGACGCGCGCAACGAGGTCCTCTCACAACACCCAACCTGGGTCGTCGACTGGTCCGACCTCCGTGTCCACGACATCGTGCTCTGGATGGAAGCCACGGACCGCTAG
- a CDS encoding aldo/keto reductase, giving the protein MTSVPTVTLSNGAALPRLGLGTSPMNDDDAERAVVQALEVGYRLIDTAENYRNEVGVGRALKASGVPREELFVTSKFNKQWHSVAGARTAFEASAEKLGLEYLDLLLIHWPNPDQDQYVDAWRGLLELREAGLVRAIGTSNFKPAHLQRLIDETGVAPEVNQVQLSPVWAKSAERKFHAEHGIVTEAWSPLGKGTDLLDQPAVTAAAKAHDKTPGQIVLRWEVQQGVVPIPKSANRERLEQNLAVFDFELTEEEMAGLAALDGTGSEHADSDRFGH; this is encoded by the coding sequence ATGACCAGCGTTCCAACCGTCACCCTGAGCAATGGCGCGGCGTTGCCGCGGCTCGGGCTCGGGACTTCTCCGATGAACGACGACGATGCCGAGCGGGCCGTCGTACAGGCGCTCGAGGTCGGGTATCGGCTGATCGACACGGCGGAGAACTACCGCAACGAGGTCGGTGTCGGGCGTGCGTTGAAGGCGTCCGGGGTGCCGCGGGAGGAACTCTTCGTGACCTCCAAGTTCAACAAGCAGTGGCACAGCGTCGCGGGCGCGCGGACCGCGTTCGAGGCGAGTGCGGAGAAGCTCGGGCTTGAGTACCTCGACTTGCTGTTGATCCACTGGCCGAACCCGGATCAGGACCAGTACGTCGACGCTTGGCGCGGATTGCTTGAACTCCGCGAGGCCGGCCTGGTGCGAGCGATCGGTACGTCGAACTTCAAGCCGGCGCATCTGCAGCGGTTGATCGACGAGACAGGCGTCGCTCCAGAGGTGAACCAGGTGCAGCTCAGCCCTGTGTGGGCGAAGTCGGCTGAGCGCAAGTTCCATGCCGAGCACGGGATTGTCACGGAGGCCTGGAGTCCGCTCGGCAAGGGCACGGATCTGCTGGATCAACCGGCGGTCACGGCGGCTGCCAAGGCGCACGACAAGACTCCGGGGCAGATCGTGCTGCGGTGGGAGGTGCAGCAGGGCGTCGTACCGATTCCCAAGTCGGCAAATCGCGAGCGGCTGGAGCAGAATCTCGCCGTCTTCGACTTCGAGCTGACCGAGGAAGAGATGGCTGGCCTTGCCGCGCTGGACGGCACGGGGTCCGAGCACGCCGATTCGGACCGTTTCGGGCACTGA